A genome region from Bacteroides stercoris ATCC 43183 includes the following:
- a CDS encoding acyl-CoA thioesterase, with product MNYIYELKMKVRDYECDLQGIVNNANYQHYLEHTRHEFLLSTGVSFAALHEQGVDPVVARINMAFKTPLKSGDEFVSKLAMKKEGIKYVFYQDIFRASDNKVAIKAVVETVCVVNGRLSDSELFDNVFAPYLDHE from the coding sequence ATGAACTATATTTATGAACTGAAAATGAAGGTCCGCGACTATGAATGCGACCTTCAGGGTATTGTCAACAATGCCAACTACCAGCATTATCTGGAGCATACGCGGCACGAGTTCCTGTTGAGTACGGGTGTCAGCTTTGCCGCACTCCACGAACAGGGGGTAGATCCAGTGGTAGCACGCATCAATATGGCTTTCAAGACACCGTTGAAAAGCGGTGATGAGTTCGTATCGAAGCTGGCAATGAAGAAAGAAGGCATCAAGTATGTATTCTACCAGGATATTTTCAGGGCAAGTGACAATAAAGTGGCCATCAAGGCAGTGGTTGAAACGGTATGTGTGGTAAACGGACGTTTAAGCGACAGCGAGTTATTCGATAACGTCTTTGCCCCCTACCTCGACCATGAATAA
- a CDS encoding peptidase U32 family protein: MNSTTLNDFEIMAPVGSRESLAAAIQAGADSIYFGIENLNMRARSANTFTINDLREIAQTCDEHGMKSYLTVNTIIYDNDISLMRTIVDAAKAAGISAVIAADVAVMSYARQIGQEVHLSTQLNISNVEALRFYAQFADVVVLARELNLEQVAEIYRHICEENICGPSGERIRIEMFCHGALCMAVSGKCYLSLHEMNHSANRGACMQVCRRSYTVRDKETDVELDIDNQYIMSPKDLKTIHFMNKMLDAGVRVFKIEGRARGPEYVRTVVECYKEAIRSYVEGTFTDEKIAAWDERLKTVFNRGFWDGYYLGQRLGEWTRNYGSAATERKIYVGKGIRYFSNIGVAEFLVEAAEINVGDKLLITGPTTGAVFTTLEEARVDLKPVQTVKKGQHFSMKADKIRPSDKLYKLVSVEELKRFKGLDIENKRG; the protein is encoded by the coding sequence ATGAATTCTACTACTTTGAACGATTTTGAAATCATGGCTCCGGTAGGCTCGCGCGAGTCTCTTGCCGCAGCTATCCAGGCGGGTGCGGACTCTATTTACTTCGGTATCGAAAACCTGAATATGCGTGCCCGTTCCGCCAATACCTTTACCATTAACGATTTGCGGGAGATTGCCCAAACCTGTGATGAGCATGGTATGAAAAGTTACCTTACGGTAAATACCATTATCTACGATAACGATATCTCCCTGATGCGAACCATTGTGGATGCGGCAAAAGCGGCAGGTATCTCGGCGGTGATTGCAGCCGATGTGGCTGTGATGAGCTACGCCCGGCAGATAGGACAGGAGGTGCATCTGTCCACGCAACTGAATATTTCGAATGTGGAGGCTTTGCGTTTCTATGCCCAATTTGCCGATGTGGTGGTGCTGGCGCGCGAACTGAATCTGGAGCAGGTGGCGGAAATCTACCGTCATATCTGTGAAGAGAATATCTGCGGACCGAGCGGTGAGCGGATACGTATCGAGATGTTCTGCCACGGCGCTTTGTGCATGGCGGTATCGGGCAAGTGCTATCTTTCGCTGCACGAGATGAACCATTCGGCCAACCGGGGAGCCTGTATGCAGGTATGCCGCCGCTCGTATACGGTGCGCGACAAGGAAACGGATGTGGAACTGGATATAGACAACCAGTACATTATGTCGCCCAAAGACCTGAAAACCATTCATTTCATGAACAAAATGCTAGATGCAGGCGTGCGTGTGTTCAAGATTGAAGGACGCGCCCGCGGTCCCGAGTATGTGCGTACGGTGGTGGAATGTTATAAGGAGGCCATTCGCTCCTATGTGGAAGGCACGTTTACCGACGAAAAGATAGCTGCCTGGGACGAGCGCCTGAAAACCGTGTTTAACCGTGGTTTCTGGGACGGCTATTATCTGGGGCAGCGCTTGGGCGAATGGACCCGGAACTACGGTTCTGCCGCTACCGAACGTAAGATTTATGTCGGCAAGGGTATCCGTTACTTCTCGAATATCGGCGTGGCGGAGTTCTTGGTGGAAGCCGCCGAAATCAATGTCGGCGACAAGCTGCTGATAACGGGACCGACAACGGGAGCCGTATTCACTACATTGGAAGAAGCGCGCGTGGATCTGAAACCCGTGCAGACGGTGAAAAAAGGGCAGCATTTCTCGATGAAAGCGGATAAAATACGTCCCAGCGACAAACTCTACAAACTGGTTTCCGTAGAGGAGCTCAAGCGGTTCAAAGGTTTGGATATCGAGAATAAACGCGGTTAA
- a CDS encoding DUF2059 domain-containing protein, producing the protein MKKSLLSVALCVMTLLIGISPVSAQGQNKEYQETLHKMLLLSGGLATVDTMVPQIIGMMKQQSPSVSEATWNAVMEKAKQFFSDNLVKVYVPIYQKHLTLDDLKKIVAFYESPVGKKLGAATPAITMEGMTAGQQLGMELVTLIQRELDAHGNK; encoded by the coding sequence ATGAAAAAGAGTTTGCTTTCAGTCGCATTGTGCGTGATGACACTGCTCATCGGCATTTCCCCTGTTTCTGCACAAGGGCAGAATAAGGAATATCAGGAAACGTTGCATAAAATGCTGTTGCTTTCCGGCGGTCTGGCCACTGTGGATACGATGGTTCCGCAGATAATCGGCATGATGAAGCAGCAGTCCCCCTCTGTATCGGAGGCCACGTGGAACGCAGTAATGGAAAAGGCAAAGCAGTTTTTCAGCGATAATCTGGTGAAGGTGTATGTGCCCATCTATCAGAAACACCTGACATTGGACGACCTGAAGAAGATTGTAGCCTTCTACGAATCTCCGGTGGGCAAGAAGCTGGGAGCGGCTACTCCAGCCATTACAATGGAAGGGATGACGGCAGGCCAACAGCTTGGCATGGAACTTGTGACACTGATTCAACGGGAATTAGATGCGCACGGTAATAAATAA
- the dusB gene encoding tRNA dihydrouridine synthase DusB: protein MKIKDIDLGKHPILLAPMEDVTDPAFRLMCKGFGADMVYTEFVSSDALIRSVSKTEQKLNISDEERPVAIQIYGKDTDTMVEAARIVEQARPDILDINFGCPVKRVAGKGAGAGMLQNIPKMLEITRAVADAVKIPVTVKTRLGWDAGSKIIVDLAEQLQDCGIAALTIHGRTRAQMYTGEADWTLIGEVKNNPRMHIPIIGNGDVTTPQRAKECFDRYGVDAVMIGRASFGRPWIFKEVKHYLETGEEIPPLSSEWKLNVLRQEVEDSVKLLDERRGILHVRRHLAASPLFKGIPNFRETRIAMLRAETKEELYRIFNEIEKLI, encoded by the coding sequence ATGAAGATTAAAGATATAGACCTCGGCAAGCACCCCATATTGCTTGCCCCCATGGAAGATGTGACCGACCCCGCTTTCCGACTGATGTGCAAAGGTTTCGGAGCGGATATGGTGTACACCGAGTTTGTGTCGAGCGACGCGCTGATACGTTCCGTCAGCAAGACCGAACAGAAGCTGAACATCAGTGACGAAGAGCGCCCCGTAGCCATACAGATATACGGCAAAGATACGGACACTATGGTAGAGGCGGCACGTATCGTGGAGCAGGCGCGCCCGGACATACTGGACATCAATTTCGGCTGCCCCGTAAAACGTGTGGCCGGCAAAGGAGCCGGTGCGGGAATGTTGCAGAATATCCCCAAGATGCTGGAGATAACCCGTGCCGTGGCAGATGCCGTAAAGATACCCGTGACCGTAAAAACCCGTCTCGGCTGGGATGCCGGCAGCAAGATTATCGTAGATTTGGCAGAACAACTGCAGGACTGCGGCATTGCCGCCCTTACCATTCACGGCCGCACCCGCGCCCAAATGTATACGGGTGAAGCAGACTGGACACTGATTGGTGAAGTCAAAAACAATCCGCGCATGCACATCCCCATCATCGGCAACGGTGACGTCACCACCCCTCAAAGGGCCAAAGAGTGCTTCGACCGCTACGGGGTGGACGCCGTTATGATAGGCCGCGCCAGCTTCGGCCGCCCTTGGATATTCAAGGAAGTGAAACATTATCTGGAGACGGGTGAAGAGATACCGCCCCTCAGTTCCGAATGGAAACTGAATGTACTCCGGCAGGAAGTGGAAGACAGCGTAAAACTGCTGGACGAACGGAGAGGTATCCTGCACGTACGTCGCCACTTGGCAGCAAGCCCGCTGTTCAAGGGTATCCCTAACTTCCGGGAAACGCGCATCGCCATGTTGCGGGCAGAGACAAAAGAGGAACTGTACCGTATCTTCAACGAAATAGAAAAACTGATATAG
- a CDS encoding phosphatase PAP2 family protein has translation MALDLFKRVETRKGLFAVEKITLIYNLLTSILILFLFQEMDHPVQMLADRAVIAGMTFLLMYLYRLAPCKFSAFIRIVIQMSLLSYWYPDTFEFNRIFPNLDHVFASVEQWIFGGQPAVWFCLRFPQMWVSEPFNMGYFFYYPMILLVVVWYFLYRFDLFEKVSFVIVTAFFIYYLIYIFVPVAGPQFYFPAIGGDNVGQGIFPAIGDYFNHNQELLPGPGYEHGFFYNLVESSQQVGERPTAAFPSSHVGMSTILMIMAWRGSRRLFACLLPFYLLLCGATVYIQAHYLIDAIVGFFSAIVLYVVATWMFKRWFAQPMFK, from the coding sequence ATGGCTTTAGACTTATTCAAGAGAGTAGAAACCCGTAAAGGGCTTTTTGCGGTAGAGAAGATTACGCTGATATATAATCTGCTGACTTCCATACTCATACTGTTTCTTTTCCAAGAAATGGATCATCCGGTGCAGATGCTTGCAGACCGCGCTGTGATTGCAGGCATGACGTTTTTGCTGATGTATCTTTACCGGCTTGCGCCCTGCAAGTTTTCCGCCTTCATCCGCATCGTTATCCAGATGTCGTTGCTCTCCTACTGGTATCCCGACACATTCGAGTTCAACCGTATCTTCCCCAACCTGGACCATGTTTTCGCTTCGGTCGAGCAATGGATATTCGGCGGACAGCCTGCCGTATGGTTCTGTCTGCGTTTTCCGCAGATGTGGGTGAGCGAACCGTTCAATATGGGTTATTTCTTCTACTATCCGATGATACTTCTGGTAGTGGTGTGGTATTTTCTCTACCGCTTCGACCTTTTTGAGAAAGTGTCGTTCGTGATAGTCACCGCTTTCTTCATCTACTACCTGATATATATCTTCGTGCCGGTGGCAGGGCCGCAGTTCTATTTTCCGGCTATCGGCGGGGATAACGTGGGGCAGGGGATATTCCCGGCTATCGGCGATTACTTCAACCACAACCAGGAGCTGCTGCCCGGTCCGGGATATGAACACGGATTCTTTTATAATCTGGTGGAAAGCTCGCAGCAAGTGGGCGAGCGTCCGACGGCGGCATTCCCCAGTTCGCATGTCGGCATGTCCACCATCCTGATGATTATGGCATGGCGGGGCAGCAGGCGTTTGTTTGCCTGCCTGCTTCCTTTTTATCTGCTGCTGTGCGGGGCTACGGTGTACATACAGGCGCATTACCTGATTGATGCCATTGTGGGCTTTTTCTCTGCCATTGTGCTCTATGTGGTGGCAACGTGGATGTTCAAGCGGTGGTTTGCGCAGCCGATGTTCAAATGA
- a CDS encoding NAD-dependent epimerase/dehydratase family protein, which produces MESVLVTGASGFIGSFIVEEALRRGFGVWAGIRSSSSREYLQDKKIHFLELDFAHPGELCAQLSGHKELYGKFDYIIHCAGATKCVDKNDFERVNYRQTKCFVDTLRELDMIPRQFVFISTLSVFGPIREKTYTPITEKDTPVPNTAYGLSKLKAERYLQGMSDFPYVIYRPTGVYGPREKDYFLMAKSIRRHTDFSVGFRRQDLTFVYVKDIVQAVFLGIEKQISRRTYFLADGKVYRSRAFSDLIRKELGNPFVIRLRCPLIILKVVSLLAEYWAKRRNTTSTLNSDKYRIMKQRNWQCDITPTVEELGYSPEYDLERGVKETIAWYKDKGWL; this is translated from the coding sequence GTGGAATCGGTTTTAGTAACAGGAGCAAGCGGGTTTATCGGGAGTTTCATCGTGGAAGAGGCGTTGAGGCGGGGATTCGGCGTATGGGCAGGCATCCGTTCGTCCAGCAGCCGGGAGTATTTGCAGGACAAGAAGATACATTTTCTTGAACTCGACTTTGCGCATCCCGGTGAGCTTTGTGCGCAACTTTCCGGTCATAAGGAACTGTATGGTAAGTTCGATTACATTATCCACTGTGCCGGAGCTACAAAATGTGTAGATAAGAACGACTTCGAACGTGTGAACTACCGGCAGACCAAATGTTTTGTAGACACGTTGCGGGAGTTGGACATGATTCCCAGGCAGTTTGTCTTTATCAGTACCTTGAGCGTATTCGGTCCGATACGTGAAAAGACCTATACTCCGATTACGGAAAAGGATACCCCTGTGCCCAATACCGCCTATGGCCTTAGCAAACTGAAAGCGGAGAGGTATCTGCAAGGCATGTCGGATTTTCCTTACGTCATCTATCGTCCTACGGGTGTGTACGGACCGCGCGAGAAGGATTACTTCCTGATGGCAAAGTCTATCCGTCGGCACACGGACTTCTCCGTGGGTTTCCGCCGGCAGGATTTGACGTTTGTTTACGTCAAGGATATCGTGCAGGCTGTTTTCCTGGGGATAGAGAAACAAATATCCCGCCGCACCTATTTTCTGGCAGACGGCAAGGTGTACCGGAGCCGTGCTTTTTCCGACCTGATACGGAAAGAACTGGGGAATCCGTTTGTAATTCGTCTGAGATGTCCGTTAATTATATTGAAAGTTGTATCTTTGCTCGCCGAATATTGGGCGAAACGCCGGAATACCACCAGTACGCTCAATTCGGACAAGTATAGAATAATGAAACAACGCAACTGGCAATGCGATATAACTCCGACTGTCGAGGAATTGGGCTACAGTCCCGAATATGACCTGGAACGGGGAGTGAAGGAAACGATTGCCTGGTATAAAGATAAAGGATGGCTTTAG
- a CDS encoding cation diffusion facilitator family transporter, with protein sequence MEVQSMDKEEVAREKGIYRVTIVGSVVNFLLLLFKFFAGIMGHSAAMLADAVHSLSDFVTDIIVIVFVRISSKPEDEGHDYGHGKYETLATAIIGIILLGVGFGIFWNGASSIYRFLHGGSLQEPGMLALIAALVSVAFKEALYRYTVFKGKRLNSQAVVANAWHHRSDALSSIGTAIGIGGAILLGNHWRVLDPIAAVVVSFFIMKVAVKLLIPCVDELLEKSLPADVENEIQKIILSFPGVSSPHHLRTRRIGNYYAIEVHVRMDGKITLEEAHRTATAIENTLKEQFGKGTHVGIHVEPVK encoded by the coding sequence ATGGAAGTACAATCTATGGATAAGGAAGAGGTTGCGAGGGAAAAAGGCATTTACCGCGTAACGATTGTGGGGAGCGTAGTGAACTTCCTGCTGCTTCTGTTCAAGTTCTTTGCGGGCATCATGGGGCATAGTGCCGCCATGCTGGCGGATGCCGTACATTCGTTATCGGACTTTGTTACAGACATCATTGTCATTGTTTTTGTGCGTATCTCTTCCAAGCCGGAAGATGAGGGACACGACTACGGACATGGCAAATACGAGACTTTGGCAACTGCCATTATCGGCATAATATTGCTCGGCGTCGGTTTTGGGATTTTCTGGAATGGCGCTTCATCTATCTATCGGTTTCTTCACGGTGGTTCTTTGCAGGAACCGGGAATGCTGGCACTGATAGCGGCATTGGTGTCCGTTGCCTTTAAGGAAGCGCTTTATCGCTATACGGTGTTTAAGGGGAAGAGGTTGAATTCTCAGGCAGTGGTGGCCAATGCGTGGCATCATCGCAGTGATGCTCTTTCTTCCATAGGAACTGCCATAGGTATCGGCGGGGCTATTCTTTTGGGAAATCATTGGCGGGTGCTCGACCCGATAGCCGCGGTTGTTGTCAGTTTCTTCATCATGAAGGTGGCCGTAAAGTTATTGATTCCTTGCGTAGATGAGTTGCTGGAGAAATCGCTGCCCGCCGATGTGGAAAATGAAATTCAGAAGATTATCCTTTCTTTTCCCGGAGTAAGTTCGCCTCACCATTTGCGTACCCGCCGTATCGGGAATTATTACGCGATAGAGGTGCATGTGCGCATGGATGGAAAAATAACACTGGAAGAAGCACACCGTACGGCAACGGCCATTGAGAATACCTTGAAGGAACAGTTCGGTAAAGGCACTCATGTAGGTATTCATGTAGAGCCGGTGAAATGA
- the rnr gene encoding ribonuclease R, translating into MAKTKKEKKEKKAGKRMKKKELVKALLDFFHVKQDEVLSLKYIFEQLHLTTHPLKMLCMDILSELSDDDYITEVDKHKYKLNNHGVEMTGTFQRKSNGKNSFIPEGGGDPIFIAERNSAHAMAGDKVRIAFYAKRRGREAEGEVIEILERANDTFVGTLEVAKSYAFLVTENRTLANDIFIPKEKLKGGKTGDKAIVKVVEWPDKAKNPIGQVIDILGKAGDNTTEMHAILAEFGLPYVYPASVEKAADRIPAEIPAEEYAKREDFRNVTTFTIDPKDAKDFDDALSIRKLKDNLWEVGVHIADVTHYVTEGSIIDKEAEKRATSVYLVDRTIPMLPERLCNFICSLRPDEEKLAYSAIFEMTDKGEVKNSRIVHTVIKSDRRFTYEEAQQIIETKEGDFKEEILKLDSLAKILREKRFTAGAINFDRYEVKFEIDEQGKPVSVYFKESKDANKLVEEFMLLANRTVAEKIGRVPKNKKPKVFPYRIHDLPDPEKLDNLAQFIARFGYKLRTGGTKTDVSKSINHLLDDIQGKKEENLIETVSIRAMQKARYSVHNIGHYGLAFDYYTHFTSPIRRYPDMLVHRLLTKYLDLGGRSVSEQKYEALCEHSSSMEQIAANAERASIKYKQVEYMTERLGQTYDGVISGVTEWGLYVELNENKCEGMIPIRDLDDDYYEFDEKNYCLRGRRKKRTYSLGDAITIKVARANLEKKQLDFALVE; encoded by the coding sequence ATGGCTAAGACAAAAAAGGAAAAGAAAGAGAAAAAAGCCGGCAAGCGAATGAAGAAGAAAGAGCTCGTCAAAGCACTATTGGACTTCTTCCACGTAAAACAAGACGAAGTACTGTCCCTGAAATACATTTTCGAACAACTGCATCTCACTACACACCCGCTGAAAATGCTGTGTATGGATATTCTGTCCGAACTGTCGGATGACGATTACATCACCGAAGTGGACAAGCATAAATACAAACTGAACAATCATGGTGTGGAGATGACCGGCACTTTCCAACGGAAGAGCAACGGAAAGAACTCATTCATACCCGAAGGCGGCGGCGACCCCATCTTCATTGCCGAACGGAACTCGGCACACGCCATGGCGGGCGATAAAGTACGTATCGCCTTTTATGCCAAACGCCGCGGACGCGAAGCCGAAGGCGAAGTCATCGAGATACTGGAACGCGCCAACGATACCTTCGTAGGAACATTGGAAGTTGCCAAATCATATGCTTTCCTTGTTACGGAAAACCGCACGCTGGCCAATGATATCTTTATCCCCAAAGAGAAACTGAAAGGTGGAAAGACAGGCGACAAGGCCATCGTCAAAGTGGTGGAATGGCCTGACAAGGCAAAGAATCCTATCGGTCAGGTTATCGACATTCTGGGGAAAGCCGGAGATAACACCACCGAGATGCACGCCATCCTGGCCGAATTCGGATTGCCGTATGTTTACCCCGCATCCGTGGAAAAAGCCGCAGACAGGATACCTGCCGAAATTCCCGCAGAAGAATATGCCAAACGTGAGGATTTCCGCAATGTAACCACCTTTACCATAGACCCCAAAGACGCTAAGGACTTTGACGATGCCTTGTCCATCCGCAAACTGAAGGACAATCTTTGGGAAGTGGGTGTACACATTGCCGACGTGACGCACTACGTAACGGAAGGCAGCATCATCGACAAAGAAGCCGAGAAACGCGCCACATCCGTTTACCTCGTAGACCGCACCATCCCGATGCTGCCCGAACGGTTGTGTAACTTCATCTGTTCCCTGCGCCCCGATGAAGAGAAACTGGCTTACTCTGCCATCTTCGAGATGACGGACAAGGGAGAAGTAAAGAACTCGCGCATTGTGCATACGGTTATCAAGTCCGACCGCCGCTTCACCTACGAAGAGGCGCAGCAGATTATCGAAACCAAAGAGGGAGACTTTAAGGAAGAAATCCTCAAACTGGACTCGCTTGCCAAGATATTGCGTGAAAAACGGTTTACCGCCGGCGCCATCAACTTCGACCGCTATGAGGTGAAATTTGAGATTGACGAGCAGGGCAAGCCTGTCAGCGTATATTTCAAGGAATCCAAAGACGCCAACAAACTGGTAGAAGAGTTCATGCTACTCGCCAACCGCACTGTGGCGGAAAAAATAGGACGTGTACCCAAAAACAAAAAGCCGAAAGTATTCCCCTATCGTATTCACGACCTTCCGGACCCTGAAAAGTTGGATAACCTGGCACAGTTCATCGCCCGCTTCGGCTACAAACTGCGCACCGGCGGAACCAAAACGGATGTATCCAAATCCATCAACCATCTGCTGGATGATATTCAGGGAAAGAAAGAGGAGAACCTTATTGAAACCGTATCCATCCGTGCCATGCAGAAAGCACGCTATTCCGTGCACAACATCGGTCACTACGGATTGGCATTCGATTATTACACCCATTTCACTTCTCCCATCCGACGCTATCCGGACATGCTGGTGCACCGGTTGCTGACCAAATACCTGGATTTAGGCGGACGAAGCGTTTCCGAACAGAAATACGAAGCCCTCTGCGAGCATTCCAGCAGCATGGAACAGATAGCTGCCAATGCGGAACGCGCCTCTATCAAGTACAAACAGGTGGAATACATGACGGAACGCCTGGGACAGACTTACGACGGCGTTATTTCCGGTGTTACCGAATGGGGACTGTACGTTGAGCTGAACGAGAATAAATGTGAAGGAATGATACCTATCCGCGACCTCGATGATGATTACTACGAGTTCGACGAAAAGAATTATTGCCTGCGCGGACGACGGAAGAAACGCACATACAGCCTCGGCGACGCTATCACCATCAAGGTGGCACGCGCCAACCTGGAGAAAAAGCAGTTGGACTTTGCACTGGTTGAATAG
- a CDS encoding pyridoxamine 5'-phosphate oxidase family protein, which yields MKTITITNRSQIEDIIRKCPYCTVGIIDGEGNPYVIPMNFAWENDTIYLHSGPEGSKVEMVARHPQVCITFCEGHELVYMHKQIACSYSMKSRSVICKGKVRFIEDMDEKRRILDLLMKQYTDNACSYAEPAVRNVKIWEVKVDEISCKSFGLRPSELK from the coding sequence ATGAAGACAATTACTATTACAAACCGCTCGCAAATAGAAGATATCATCCGTAAATGCCCTTATTGTACGGTCGGGATTATCGACGGAGAGGGTAATCCGTATGTAATACCTATGAACTTTGCCTGGGAAAATGATACTATTTATCTGCATTCGGGCCCCGAAGGAAGTAAAGTAGAAATGGTGGCACGGCATCCGCAGGTCTGCATCACCTTCTGTGAAGGGCACGAACTGGTGTATATGCATAAACAGATAGCTTGCAGTTACAGCATGAAATCCCGCAGCGTTATCTGTAAAGGCAAAGTGCGTTTCATAGAAGATATGGATGAAAAGCGACGGATACTCGACCTGCTTATGAAGCAATATACGGACAATGCATGTAGCTACGCCGAACCGGCTGTACGCAATGTGAAAATATGGGAAGTGAAAGTAGATGAAATAAGCTGCAAATCGTTCGGGCTGAGGCCGAGTGAATTGAAATAA
- the cysK gene encoding cysteine synthase A: MKKIAQRLTDLVGNTPLLELNNYGKNKNLKARVIVKLEYFNPAGSVKDRVALAMIEDAETKGLLKPGATVIEPTSGNTGVGLAFVAASKGYKLILTMPDTMSTERRNLLKALGAELVLTPGADGMKGAIARAEELQASTPGSLILQQFNNRANPAVHERTTGQEIWQDTDGKVDIFVAGVGTGGTVSGVGAALKKHNSRIQVVAVEPEDSPVLSGGKPGPHKIQGIGAGFVPKNYNSAVVDGIMQVSNDDAIRTGRELAKYEGLLVGISSGAAVSAATRLAQLPENEGKNIVVLLPDTGERYLSTLLYAFEEYPL, from the coding sequence ATGAAAAAAATAGCACAACGCCTGACTGATTTAGTTGGCAATACTCCTTTGTTGGAGTTGAACAATTATGGTAAAAACAAGAACTTGAAAGCTCGTGTCATCGTCAAACTGGAATACTTTAATCCTGCGGGCAGCGTAAAGGACCGTGTTGCGCTGGCTATGATAGAAGATGCGGAAACGAAAGGGCTGTTGAAGCCCGGTGCAACGGTTATTGAGCCGACCAGTGGGAATACCGGGGTAGGGCTTGCCTTTGTGGCAGCTTCCAAAGGCTATAAATTGATTTTGACTATGCCGGATACCATGAGTACGGAACGTCGCAATCTGCTGAAAGCCCTTGGTGCGGAACTTGTTTTGACGCCCGGTGCAGACGGTATGAAAGGTGCTATAGCCCGTGCCGAAGAGTTGCAGGCAAGCACTCCCGGTTCACTGATTTTGCAGCAGTTTAATAATCGGGCTAACCCTGCCGTTCATGAGCGCACTACCGGACAGGAAATCTGGCAGGATACGGACGGGAAGGTCGATATATTCGTGGCCGGTGTAGGGACTGGCGGAACGGTGAGCGGCGTGGGTGCGGCTTTGAAGAAACATAACTCCCGGATACAAGTGGTAGCCGTAGAACCGGAAGATTCTCCGGTATTGTCAGGCGGAAAACCGGGCCCGCATAAGATTCAGGGTATCGGTGCAGGTTTTGTTCCGAAAAACTATAATAGTGCCGTGGTAGACGGAATTATGCAGGTATCCAATGATGACGCTATCCGTACCGGGCGGGAACTGGCGAAATACGAAGGCCTGTTGGTGGGGATTTCTTCGGGAGCGGCTGTCAGTGCTGCAACCCGGTTGGCGCAGTTGCCGGAGAATGAGGGTAAAAACATAGTAGTGTTGCTCCCTGATACGGGAGAACGCTATTTGTCGACGCTGTTGTATGCCTTTGAGGAATATCCCTTATGA
- a CDS encoding serine O-acetyltransferase, with product MSPLNFTHILTQAVDELSESESYKGLFHQHTDGNPLPSAKALCDIIELARAIIFPGYFGNSTVNSRTVTYHIGVNVERLFDLLTEQILAGLCFGSDDECSCCTELQREEAASIAARFISHLPELRRILATDVEAAYNGDPAAHSFGEVISCYPAIRAISNYRIAHELLVLGVPLIPRIITEMAHSETGIDIHPGAAIGGYFTIDHGTGVVIGETCIIGKNVKLYQGVTLGAKSFPLDQDGKPIKGIPRHPILEDNVIVYSNATILGRITIGKDATVGGNIWVTEDVPAGARIVQTKAKK from the coding sequence ATGAGTCCACTTAATTTTACTCACATCCTGACACAGGCAGTCGATGAGCTATCGGAAAGCGAATCCTACAAAGGACTGTTTCACCAGCACACGGACGGCAATCCATTGCCTTCAGCTAAGGCATTGTGCGATATTATCGAACTTGCACGTGCCATTATCTTCCCCGGATATTTTGGAAATTCAACGGTCAACAGCCGTACGGTAACTTACCATATCGGAGTCAATGTAGAAAGACTGTTCGACCTGCTGACCGAGCAAATATTGGCAGGACTCTGTTTCGGCAGTGATGACGAATGCAGTTGCTGTACCGAACTTCAACGTGAGGAGGCCGCATCAATTGCCGCCCGGTTCATCAGCCATTTACCTGAACTGCGTCGCATACTGGCTACGGATGTTGAAGCCGCTTACAACGGCGACCCTGCCGCACATTCGTTTGGCGAGGTTATCAGTTGCTATCCGGCCATACGCGCTATCAGCAATTACCGCATAGCACACGAACTGTTGGTACTCGGCGTGCCTCTCATTCCGCGTATCATCACCGAAATGGCCCATAGCGAAACCGGTATCGATATTCATCCGGGAGCTGCCATAGGCGGTTATTTCACGATAGACCACGGTACAGGTGTGGTAATCGGCGAGACTTGCATCATCGGCAAGAACGTAAAACTATACCAGGGTGTAACCCTCGGAGCCAAAAGTTTCCCGCTGGACCAGGACGGTAAACCCATCAAAGGCATACCCCGCCATCCCATACTGGAAGATAATGTCATTGTCTATTCCAATGCCACCATATTAGGGCGTATCACCATTGGAAAAGACGCTACCGTAGGCGGCAACATCTGGGTAACGGAAGATGTGCCCGCAGGCGCAAGAATAGTACAAACCAAAGCAAAAAAGTAA